The following proteins are encoded in a genomic region of Oceanisphaera profunda:
- a CDS encoding FAD-binding and (Fe-S)-binding domain-containing protein: MGSRYTVLLTALRNILPAARIITDPALCLALGTDASFYRLLPKMVLRLSSTEEVVQVLQLCSEHAIHCTFRAAGTSLSGQAISDSVLITLTDDWRGHTMSENATIIKLQPGVIGADANKYLAPFGRKIGPDPASINSCKIGGIAANNASGMCCGTAQNSYRTLAGISLVLADGTYLDTRDSLSKARFAQLQPQLISGLQALHQQVLANPALTERILHKYRLKNTTGYSLNALLDFADPFDMLAHLMIGSEGTLGFINDISYHTVPDHAFKASCLLVYTDIESTCLAVTELANTNVAAVEIMDGRALRSIANLPGMPDFIQTLDLEAAALLIEVHGATQAELTQNCAQAMAAIKNFTLLEQVAFTQDTKLCANLWAMRKGMFPAVGAIRETGTTVVIEDVAFHVKHLAAAVRKLTALFEQFGYHEAIIFGHALAGNLHFVFTQGFDSETERQRYGNFMAAVTQLVAVEYQGSLKAEHGTGRNMAPFVELEWGQDGYQLVQQIKALFDPQGILNPGVIVNSDNQAHLKNLKPLPAADPLVDKCIECGFCEAVCPSKNLSLTPRQRIVLYRELQRRQANHEVIDDSLAQVFEYHGIDTCAATGLCEQRCPVGINTGDMMRKLRTARYQKFQPIARWTAQHFAGTTKAVGIGLNAANLARKLVGNQAMTRVNSSLRSVSRNKLPMWFPEIPAANSYQLQKELTKSEQRQFQRLPTGSDKVVYFPSCASRTLGQSSHATDPRSLTEITLSVLTKAGFEVIVPAALNSLCCGMPYQSKGMFELAAEKIQELEAQLWQVSEQGKWPILMDTSPCAKLSQDSFGEQKNGFTQDLAVYEPVSFIMEHALERLQLSPLDETVMLHITCSSQRMGLADKMLALAKLCATSVIVPEHISCCGFAGDKGFTLPELNASALATLKQQVPSGCTRGVSNSRTCELGLSHHSGINYESILYLVDEAARP, from the coding sequence ATGGGCTCTCGTTACACTGTATTACTAACGGCACTGCGCAATATATTACCCGCAGCGCGTATTATTACCGATCCTGCGCTGTGCTTAGCCCTGGGCACAGACGCCAGTTTTTATCGACTGTTACCTAAAATGGTGTTGCGTTTAAGCAGCACCGAAGAAGTCGTTCAGGTACTTCAGCTATGTAGCGAGCACGCCATTCATTGCACCTTTCGCGCGGCAGGCACCAGTTTGTCGGGCCAAGCCATTTCCGACTCGGTACTGATCACCTTAACCGATGACTGGCGCGGCCACACCATGAGTGAAAACGCGACCATAATTAAGTTACAGCCAGGCGTAATAGGTGCGGACGCCAATAAATATCTGGCGCCGTTCGGGCGCAAGATAGGCCCAGATCCCGCGTCTATTAATAGCTGTAAAATTGGCGGCATTGCCGCTAATAATGCGTCTGGTATGTGCTGTGGCACTGCCCAAAACTCTTATCGCACACTAGCTGGAATCAGCCTAGTACTGGCCGATGGCACCTATCTTGATACCAGAGACTCCTTAAGCAAGGCGCGCTTTGCTCAGTTACAGCCGCAGTTAATCAGCGGCTTACAAGCATTGCATCAGCAAGTGTTAGCCAACCCAGCCTTAACTGAGCGTATTCTTCATAAGTACCGATTAAAGAACACCACCGGCTACAGTCTAAATGCCTTACTAGATTTTGCCGATCCCTTCGATATGCTGGCCCACTTGATGATTGGCTCCGAAGGCACGCTGGGCTTTATTAATGACATTAGTTACCACACGGTACCCGATCATGCCTTTAAGGCCTCTTGCCTATTGGTGTATACAGATATAGAAAGTACTTGCTTGGCGGTCACCGAATTAGCCAACACGAATGTGGCGGCAGTAGAGATAATGGACGGTCGCGCCCTGCGCTCCATTGCCAATCTGCCCGGCATGCCCGACTTTATTCAGACCTTAGATTTAGAAGCAGCGGCGCTATTAATAGAAGTGCATGGCGCTACTCAAGCCGAGTTAACGCAAAACTGTGCCCAAGCAATGGCCGCCATTAAGAACTTCACTCTGCTTGAGCAGGTCGCGTTTACGCAAGATACTAAGCTGTGCGCTAATCTGTGGGCCATGCGCAAAGGCATGTTTCCTGCAGTGGGAGCAATACGTGAAACCGGTACTACTGTGGTTATTGAAGACGTAGCGTTTCACGTGAAACATTTAGCGGCGGCAGTGCGTAAGTTAACCGCTCTCTTCGAACAGTTTGGTTATCACGAAGCCATTATCTTCGGTCACGCTTTGGCCGGTAACCTGCACTTTGTGTTTACCCAAGGCTTCGATAGCGAGACAGAGCGCCAGCGTTACGGTAATTTTATGGCGGCCGTTACTCAGTTGGTGGCTGTGGAATATCAAGGTTCACTCAAAGCTGAGCATGGCACGGGCCGCAATATGGCACCCTTCGTGGAGTTGGAATGGGGACAAGACGGCTACCAATTAGTGCAGCAGATAAAAGCGCTGTTTGATCCGCAAGGTATTCTTAACCCCGGGGTGATTGTTAACTCAGATAACCAAGCCCACCTTAAAAATCTTAAACCCCTACCCGCCGCCGATCCGCTGGTTGATAAATGTATCGAGTGTGGCTTTTGTGAGGCAGTCTGCCCGTCAAAGAATTTAAGCCTCACGCCGCGCCAACGCATCGTCTTGTATCGTGAGCTACAACGTCGCCAAGCTAATCACGAAGTAATCGACGACAGCTTAGCCCAGGTATTTGAGTATCACGGGATTGATACTTGCGCGGCCACCGGTTTATGCGAACAGCGCTGCCCAGTGGGTATTAATACCGGCGACATGATGCGCAAGCTACGCACCGCCCGCTATCAGAAATTTCAGCCCATTGCGCGTTGGACGGCTCAACACTTTGCCGGCACCACTAAGGCAGTAGGCATAGGTTTGAATGCGGCTAATCTGGCCCGCAAGTTAGTAGGCAACCAAGCGATGACTCGCGTAAATAGCAGCTTGCGCAGTGTTAGTCGTAACAAGCTACCGATGTGGTTTCCTGAAATACCGGCGGCGAACTCGTATCAGCTGCAGAAAGAATTAACCAAATCTGAGCAAAGGCAGTTTCAAAGGCTACCGACTGGCAGCGATAAAGTGGTGTATTTCCCCTCTTGTGCCAGCCGCACACTCGGCCAATCTTCGCACGCCACCGACCCTCGCTCCTTAACTGAAATCACCTTATCGGTATTAACCAAGGCAGGATTTGAGGTCATCGTACCCGCAGCGCTGAATAGTCTGTGTTGCGGCATGCCCTATCAAAGCAAAGGCATGTTTGAGCTGGCAGCGGAGAAAATACAGGAGCTGGAAGCACAGTTATGGCAGGTATCAGAACAAGGTAAATGGCCGATACTGATGGACACCAGCCCTTGTGCCAAGTTGAGCCAAGATAGCTTCGGTGAACAGAAGAATGGCTTTACTCAAGACCTAGCCGTTTATGAGCCGGTTAGCTTTATCATGGAGCATGCCTTGGAGCGACTACAACTCTCGCCCCTTGATGAGACTGTGATGCTGCACATTACCTGTAGCAGTCAGCGGATGGGGCTGGCAGACAAGATGTTAGCGTTAGCTAAGCTTTGTGCGACGTCGGTAATAGTGCCAGAGCATATCAGCTGCTGCGGTTTTGCTGGTGATAAAGGTTTTACCCTACCCGAGCTTAACGCCTCGGCATTGGCCACCTTAAAGCAGCAAGTACCGTCTGGCTGCACACGAGGTGTCAGTAACAGCCGCACCTGTGAACTCGGATTAAGCCATCACAGCGGTATCAACTATGAGTCCATTCTTTACTTAGTAGATGAAGCGGCTAGGCCGTGA